ATTTACCCGTATTGCGCACTTACCGCGGCCCTTTACGGCAGGTTTTTCAAAACTTAATAAGCAACAGTTTAAAATACAACGAACATAAAACAGATATCCATATCGAAATAAAATGCGCGGAAACAGATGGGTACTGGCAGTTTTCGGTGGCGGATAACGGTATCGGCATCGAGCCCCAGTATTTCGACAAGATATTTGTAATATTTCAACGCCTGCACAACAAGGATAAGTATTCGGGAACCGGTATGGGGCTTGCCATAGCTAAAAAAATAGTGGAGAATTTAGGTGGGAAGATTTGGGTTGAATCTGTTTACGGGCAGGGAAGCACATTTTATTTTACCATAAAAAAAACTGAGTTATGAAATCGGTAAGTATTTTATTGGTTGAGGATAATGAAGGAGATATTATTTTAACCACCGAAGCTCTGAGTGAATGCAAGATCATCAACGAAATAACTATCAAAAGGGATGGGAGAGAGGCCGTTGAATTTTTTGAAGGCATCAGTTCGAAGGAGTTACTGCCCGATATAGTGCTGCTGGATATTAATCTCCCGAAAATGAGCGGGCATGAAGTGTTGATGTACCTGAAAACCAGCGAAAGATACAGGCACTTACCGGTTATCATGTTAACAACCTCGTCATCGGAGAATGATTTACTAAAATCGTACAAAAACCATGTAAACTGCTATATAGTTAAGCCGATTGATGCCAATGATTTTATAAACGCGGTTACCAAAATAGAAGATTTTTGGATAAATATTGTTTCAATCCCCCCCAGGTAACCCATGGCAATAGATACAAAAAATTACAAACTTTTAATCATTGAGGATAATCCGGGAGATTTCGCGCTTATTGAAGATTTCTTGTTTGAAGAGATCGATGCGCCCCAGATAAGACACTGTTTTGATTTTGAAGCGGCCCGTGAGGTGTTATCAAAAGAAACATTTGATATTGTGCTTTTAGATCTTACTCTGCCCGACAAAACCGGTGAGGAGTTGATAGCAAGTGTTATAGCTTTGATAGGCACATCGCCTTTGATTGTATTAACGGGTTACACTGACATAGATTTTAGTGTCAAATCATTATCAATGGGGGTTGCCGATTATTTGCTAAAGGATGATTTAACCCCTATGGCGTTGTAC
The sequence above is a segment of the Mucilaginibacter celer genome. Coding sequences within it:
- a CDS encoding response regulator gives rise to the protein MKSVSILLVEDNEGDIILTTEALSECKIINEITIKRDGREAVEFFEGISSKELLPDIVLLDINLPKMSGHEVLMYLKTSERYRHLPVIMLTTSSSENDLLKSYKNHVNCYIVKPIDANDFINAVTKIEDFWINIVSIPPR